The Anopheles moucheti chromosome 3, idAnoMoucSN_F20_07, whole genome shotgun sequence genome contains the following window.
catttttgtcTGCCCGTAGAAGAGTTCCATAAAAAGTTACTAACTTCTAATGGAAATCAACAGTAAGGTTTCCAAAGGACAATATGTTTCCACTTATATCCTTATGTGAGTCCTTATTAAATAGAAATTATGTTCGATTGTTGTATGAAGCAGTTACTGAAGATGTTAATGCAagccaaacaacataaatGTTTAACTGCATTAGAACTTGCCATAAAATGTGTGGGAATTGGCTTCTGTTAAAACTTACTTCAAGTGATGCTGTTGAAACACAAATTAATAATGGCATTCAAGCTCATTGAACTGCCTAGAAATCGTGCAACTAGCTTTATTTTCTTCAGGCTTTGAGTTTTTGAAACTACATTCGCCTGTATACGGGTTTGGTGTAATGTCTTGATCATGAATGATACCCTTTAGTATCTTTACTTTCCCTACTCCATTATTTATCGATTCAATAAACACCGTTGTAAAGCTAAACATCctaaataatatttaacaaaGCAATTATCTATTTGCTAATTTCATTTGCTGTATCGATGCCGATGACCGCAGGGATGATGCTTGAACTCTATCAATATAGGCACATCAACATGATCGAtcaatatttacatttcacCTGAGGCTGAACGATTCTCACATCAAGTGATTTTGTGAGAAAGGTTTCTTTCACTTCAACTCATTATTGAGGATTCAAAATAAATCTATTTAACGAGAaaattatttgcaaaaaatATGTGAACACCTTTGTTATAATAAACTGTAATTAATCGAACTGTACGTAGGCTCAAAGCTTCTTGACGGATTTGTTCTGTGGAACCTCTGCTTCGGCAATTATCAATCAGCGAGTGATCTCAGCAGAGATGGAAGCGCATCTCATCGTACGGTGGTACAACTTCACGTATCGCATCGGCTAAGCGTGAGGTCAGGGTTGATATGGAACGTGCCTACCGCACAGGTTAGATGATTCGCCAAACGGTTGATAGGATGATGTTCGATAGTAATGAAGCTAGTTGACATGTGGCTTCTTTGCCTCCGGGTGGACATGTTCACATTGAGCCGTCTCTTTTCAGCACCACAAAAGTGCACACAGCTCGCGATGTTTCACGCAACTAGTGTTTAGCTCTGAAGAGGCCGGACGAAGCCTCGGTTcaatattaattatatttatttactgcAAGCCAACCGGCTGCTAGGTTCATCTTCTTCTTGACTCTTGAATAATGCTTAAACGAAGTGCTTGCGAGGCGATGTATGGCTTACGATATTGAGGATGCAGCTACCTTATATGTATGTACATGCGTGTGATAAAATTCCACTGCCCTCAATACACTGCACGAGAGGTTGTTGTATGGCGCAATGCAGAATCTCTCACACAGTTCGTCTTCCAAAGAAGATTAGATTCTCTGTCAGATGTTCGTTGGTGCGCTCCCCGAATACAGCAATTAAAAGCCTGATTGGAACAAAAATGCACATAGAATAATGAATACAACAGACGGGTTCTAGTGGACAACGTGCTTGTGAAGATTTTTATCAAGACACGTTAGGCAATGCAAAAAGAATAGTTGTTTGTGTGAAATGCATTGTGTTAAATTGGGAGTAGGGAAGAGTTGATGATTGAAGCAGCCATGCAAATTAGCatgacttttttttaacagTTCCAGCGATCAAGATGGTATCGAAATGATATGAATACACCGGACGTACATTCAATGGTTGTTGATTGAAACTGTTGATTGAGTGTCTTTAAATATGTCGAATAGGCAGCGTCCTTCGTTTGTAATAGATACCATCAATTCAGCAAAAGTAATACGAAGTGAAACCATCAAGCTTTTAtattttgctattttatttAACTCCTTTATTTAACAAACTTCCCATGAAAAACTTTTAGTAACACATACACGAATTGCATTATAACATCCCCTCGTTTCAACTATGAACAAGTGGTGTGATATTTTGAGAAAGATCAAGTATCGCACTTAATCAGCATTCCAATCGCAAGATGCTTGATGGTGGTTGTAGCAAACCATGATGAGCATCAATGAAATGTCAGCATGGACAGATGGACTTATGCACGGTAGATCCTGTTGATTGTAATGCCGTGGCCCGGTCCGCTGAAGCCGGCCGTTCGTTAATAGCGATGATGGTTGTAACTAATGGCAGTACGATAAAGTACATTGCTTGGGGCCAAACGGGTACAAAATAGGTATGATGCGGTTGCAGCCCTTTGCGTGCCGGTTTGCGATGAGTTCAGGCACGTGTTTCTCCCTGTTGCCCCAAGTCAGTAGCGAAGCAAATTCCTTGGCCACAGGGCACAGTGCTTCACTTAGTGCATggttttgttggttggtttctTCATCGCGACATAATTATGTTGCATCATCGGGTGTGTAGGGCAGAGCATGTCGCTGGGTTAGAAAGATCGACTATTGCAAATGTCAAAGAAGCAGAGGATGGGGTTAAGGTTCATCAAGTTAACCTTTCTCGTTAGATGATAACGTTAAAGCtgatttcttcattttcttcattaaAGTTTTCTTAACAGTCGCATAAATTCAGCATAAACTTCTGTTCCACGCTGTGTCACGAAGAACCATTAAAATGATAGTAGTGAGAGAAGAAACCTTCTCACTGTCACAAAGTGACTAAAATCTTCTCACTTTGTTTTCAGTGATCTTCTCACTGAGCAGGTGTTCACAGCCAAAAGCTTTTGCAAGTTTCCAAAGCTTTTATGGTATATGAGCTTTCAACAGTGATGCCAAACGTGTcaaattttaacaattttaaacattttaacaaacattttaacaaacattttaacaaacattttaacaaacattttaacaaacatttaaacattttaggttaggttaatttaaattttaattcgttttgtgtttgttgacGCATATTTGCGCATTTCTGTACATTGGACAAGAAATGTATTTATTGACGAATTATTTTTCGTGGTCCAAAGATTCCAATGTGAGGATTAAGCGAGAATTCTACCAGTGTAGCGAAAGAGTTTCATAAGcacaataaacataaaaatatcataaCCAACAGTTTCGGATGCAGTTGGAATCAGAACAATAAAATACGACAGCAACTCCCATGGGGCTATTGTTGGGATGCTTATATTTATTGGTAGTGTACACAGTATAATAAATACAGCAACGATTTTAATGCATATTTACATTGTTTGCTAACTTATTCGCCACGAACGGCAATGACTTACTCCGTAAAGGCCAGCGTAAAAGAGCTTGAGCAAGAGCAACATACATatcgatgaaaataaaacggcATAAACACCAAACGGCTACACTGTACTTGACAAGCTGCACAAACACGCAAAAGGTACATTTTCTGGCAGTTGGTGAGAATGAACGTAAACCAGCGTAAGAACGTTGCGCTTATCGAAACAGTTACTGGTAGAAGCCACCTGCGAAACCGAAGCCGAATCTAGCCCAATCTTTTTCTTATGCTAGCAATAGTTGCGATTATTCGTATATGTAATATCACGCATCATGAAATGGTAGTTATCCGTGTGAATATTGCTTGTATTGCGATCTGTTTGCAGCATACGCTTGTAGAGATACCTATTACTAACATGTTTGTGGAACTTCTAGTGGACAACACTTCTGCTGTCGGTGAGCCGGATAGACATTTGAATAGTTGCACGTggttatgttttgtgtttcatgcTTGGAAGACATTGGGAAGTGGAATAAATTAAAGGCTTATTTAAGCAGTGATCAGGGGACGTTACACAGCTAACATTAAAATGAACAACACGGATTCGTTTGATGGCGGGGCAGTAATCAAACGGGAATATTGTAAATACTGTAACTGTTCTTTGCAGCCCACCGAAAGCTTCACATACAATCATAAACGCAGACAAACACTCAAAACtagaatataaaaataatcgaCAAACCACTTATCGGTTCCGAAATTACAATGAGCAAATGAATCTCCTCTTTGATCGATAAGAGAATGCATACGTGAGTGATGGTTAAACGATAGCTTATTGCTATTGGAATGAGAACGGAACGATGACGGTGCGGGGAGGACTTTTCTTCTTGCACCGCTTAGCCAAAGTTTTCGAAATGATGTATGAAGTATGGCCATTTGCGGCTCTTGTTTACTTCATCGCACGCCGACATAACACTCTTTGTGAGTGGCCGCGGTCCACAGGAGAAGACTCCGATCTTGGAAACCTGCAAATAGtggaaacaaatataaataagGTTTATCTAAGGAGTTGAAAGCCGTTATTGCACTCACGTAAGAATGTTTCTTTTGTACGAATTTGAGAAAACTCGACATATCGGGACGTCCGAAGTGATTCACCGCTTTAAGCCCGGTGAACATGGACGTTTTCGAGAGACGCTGGAAGTGGTTTTCGCAGATGTACTGGAATTATAAAAAGAATCGatgcaaacaaattaattccGGTTGCAAAAAGAAAGTACTCTAACGCATTTCACTCACCAGCATGGTAGTTCGAAGATCGAACTTGTGGAAGAATTGTGTGATGAAAATGTGGATCTCCAGCACGTTCGTAACATCCTTTTTCTCCACATCACGCAACACATCGATAAACCATTCAAAGTGCTTGTGCGACGGGCAGATCCACAGGAAGTACACTTTCTTACAGGCGACTCCCGAGTACCGGTTGGTGCTGGTACCAAATACCAGATCGTTTAGAATCGAAGCGTATGGCGTCACACCGATGCCGCCACCGACCATCACAGCGACCTCGAACTTGTACCAATCCTGATTGCCCCCGCCGAACGGTCCCTCGATGCGTATCTTCGGCTGATCATCCGGGTTGTAATTGCACGGGTCGAAGTAGTTGCGCAGCTTCCATGTCCACGGGCCTTGCGCTTTGATGTGACAGCTGAGGAAGTTCTCGTGCGGTGCCGATGTGAGCGTGAAGCTGTGCATTTCCTCGGGCTTTATTTCTGTGCATGATAGCCGTACCCACTGGCCGGAAAGATACTTCAGATTCGGCGGACGGTAGAACCTAATCTTGATTACGTCCGAAGGTAATAGATCGGTTTCAATAACATCCAGCGCCATGTACTTCGTGCGAAGCGAGACGATCTTATCCAGCGTGTACACAATGCCGGGCCCAATAAAGAACAACCAGAACCTAGGGGCACCGGTCAAACGTGCAAGTCCGTGCACTAGACACAATGCGTACAGCACCACGTACAGCGAATGTGCGTTCCAGAAAAACTTGTACGCCTTCTTGCGAATGGTTGGATGAGCGAAGGCAAATATGATGCACATCGTAACGAACAGCATTACTCCGGTAACGCCAGTAACGGTCTGAAACAGCCAGTACGTTATATCGGGTCGATAGTCGGACGTGAAGTGGACCTCTTTCGTGAGACATTTGAGATTCTCGATCGATTGTGTGGAAACGTGGTAGAAGTTCACGATGTGGCCCACCGTGTGCAAGAGCGAAAAGAACAGCGCAGTACAGGCAGCGATTTTGTGGAATTGAATATGCGAATCCAGCGGGATGTACTGCTGGATCGGGAACTCCTTGAGCTTTGTGAGTAGATTTCTGTGGGAGGAGAGAAGgtttaaatgtaaatattcCATAATTCCATCCCATTAAAGAGCATCATACGCATACCTCGACATCGTGAGCAATAACAGAGAGTAACAAAATGACAATGAAGCAGCAGATCCTCGTGTTATAGCAATTCCAACTCCCATGATATGCCGCAGATCGGTGTGTTCCGCCATAAATGAGTAATCTGAAAAGCGTCAAACCGGATAATGTTTGCAAGAACAACAACCAACACAATATAATACTAACGAATGAATCGCTCCACAAACAATACGATGGTGATCACGTAGAACAGGAACAGGTAGAAGATGTTTTGACGATTCTCCTCAAGAAAGGTCGTGTAGCAGTCCCACTTTTCTTGCATCCAGTGACGTCGTGAATCCGAAATCGGTTCAATGTGGAACGAGGTCATACGAGCCACATTGGTAGATGTATCGAGGAAGTTCTGTTTAGCACCTTTGCAGTCCAATCCAATCGCAACAAAGTCTCCCTTGTACTCCTTCATCATAAGCTTGAAATCTTCATACGTTAGATGATTCTTGTGCTCTAGACCAACATCCTGGAGAGATAAAGAACGAATACGTTGATGTACACAGCGTAAGCACATGACACGATCAGACACATACCTGGAACATGCCGTCGATCAGTTCGTTAACTTGATCATCGGTAACGCTCGTGGTTCGGGCGATCTCCACCAAGGAACGCATCATTTCACTTAGTTCTCCTTTATCGATCACCCCGTTTCGATCGTTGTCACACATATCGAAAATGATCCTCAGCTTATCATCAGTCTTTCCCCGCGAAAACAGCACTACGGTTTCCAAGAATTCCTAAAATAGAAAATCCACCAAATCCATGCTTTGAATAGATACTTTTTTGAAAGGAAATGCTGCATCCCATACCTGGAAGGATATTCTTCCATCTTTGTCCTTATCGACGATATTGAACATCTTCCGGACGAACATATCGTCGGGTTTCATCCCAAGCGCTGCTGCAAACTCCGACTTCGACAAACTGGTACGCATCACCGTCATAACCTCACCGTCCAGCGATGCATCCGAACGGCGGCGTCGCTCTCCTGGCCGCAAACCGAACGTCAGTGCGTAAGCCTCGCGGAAGAAGTGCTCCAGTCGCTTTTGACGACGCTCACGTGTTTCGGCCTTGGCCAGCATCAAATCACGGTTCGATTCCACAAAGTTCATAGCTTTTTTGTGCAGCACAAGAAAATCTTCCAACTTTTTCACAAACTTCCGACGGGCGGAGTTTGATTCGAGTTCCAGCACCAGATCGTGGTCGTTTGGCACGCGGAGCAGAATGTAGGGTTTCTTGGCTTTATAATTTTCTTGCGATTGTTCCACCGTCACCACATCGACGTGCTTCAGGTTGAAGGTACGTAGTTTCTCTCCCTTGCGATCGACGGTGTAGATGGCCGCTTCCGGTCCGAACTTTACCGTGACCAGCCGTTTGTGGTTTGCATGTAACCACTCGCGAGCTACCATTTTCTCCACGGACACTTTACTGTTGGCAGTGTTTTTCATGGCttcttgtttaatttttagtttACGTCGTCGACTGTTCTGGAGCTTGATCACGCAGTATCCGGCGCCGGCACATAGAATGGGTACGAAACCCAGAAAGACACAAGAGTAGATGTACGCTAGCTCCGAACCGGAGAAATAATCGTATCCTTCGAGGTAGTTGCAGGGTTCCAATAACGTAGCGTTTAGTTGCTCCGGCTGCGGACAGGGATCACCTTGTTTCCAATGGAAAACATCACGCTGAATTTCATCTCCTTCAATGTCCGTGCTGTTCACGATGATGTCCCAAAGCGTGAACTTGCGTATTTCGGCTATTTCTTCCTTGGTGAATATGCTGTAAAAAGATTTGATGCAAATGTCAAATTCTTTATTGACGCAAGATCATGAACCGCTTGCGCTACTCACCCATTATCTTCATTTTCGAACCAGAACCGATCGGCATCACGAATTCTGGTAAACTGATCGATTATGACAGCTGAGAACAGTTCACCGGGTCTTCCATCGGACTCCAACATGCCACCAACATAGACGTCCACGTTGTCCAGCTGATTATCGTAAGTTTTGATCAACAGCCTGTCGGATCAAGCAATGATTGAGTGTTATAAAGAAACCTCTGCCGCATCAACATGGATATCAGTGACACACTTACTCCAACAGTTCGGGCTGCTGTTCAAACACCTGTGGGTTGATGTCTCGCCAATTTTTCTTCTTGGGCAGCCGGTAAGCTGCACGTGCCGTGTTATAATCGGGAAGCCCATTGTCACGACCGCGCATAATATTCAGAGCACCAAGATCTCGCCGTGTAAATTCCATCGGACCAAACAACTTATCGCGCACGTCTGAGCACAGCAGCGGATCCTCCTTTTCGGCAATCTGCGATGCCATGCCCATAATGAACTCTTCCACCGGCGTGTTGTCTAGCACGTCCTGAAATATGCCAATTAATAGAATagatatttaaattttgcatCTTTAGTTATTTTGTAGTAAAAGCCTCACGTTAGAATTCCACCACGTAGAACAAAGCCTCAGAGCCGGAAAGTCCATATTAGTGCGCCGGAAGTTACATTGACCATCGCGTCGAAAGAGTCCGGGTGGAATCAAAGAATGTCCAAATCGGAATGCAGCGGCCTGGAACATATGGCTTACGCCTGGATGAGTATCGGCCTTATAGCCATCGTACGGTGTTATCTCCTTGTCCAGGAAGGCTGGCAAATACTCATAGGCGATAACGTTTTGCAGACTAGCGATTACGACGCGGCGCGCCCGTTGGAAAATCTCTTCATCACTCCAGTCCCGATGTTGTCGCCGAACTCGCTTGGCCACCACATTATGCCAACGCAGGAAAAGAATGGCGAACGAGAGTAGAGCTGGATTTTGATTTGTTCTAGGATCACCCAGTACTATTCACGGGGAATAAACAAAAGATAATATTGGTTGGTTTGCTTGACAACGTGGAGGGGTTATGATTACTCACAGTATAGTCGTTCCGGACTGAGCATTCGCATCACATGCGGCACGGGATTATTGAACAATGGGACCCGCATCGTATTCTTCACCGGCATCGTACCCTGCTTgtctgtcagcagtgcaccgtCCTGGAACGATCGCATCGCATTCAACCATGCCTCGGACGTGCTGTAGATGAAACTTCCATCGATCCATGCCGTCATCTGGTTGATTTGCTCGCGGGGCGCATTAGGACTCTGGCCCGTATTGCGGTCGTAGGCCGCCCGGTGGAACGGGATGTATCGATCACCGCGGCACTCCCGATCGTACATCTCGTCACACTTCTCGATCTCGATACGGTGCATCTCGATCGGGCAGCCCGATTCGGACGCCATCACTATCTCGTTCGTTACCACCTGACCGAAGAAGGCCAGCAGAGCGGTACGGTTTTCCATCGATGGTAGACCATCTGTGCCACGCATGAACAGTCTGCTGAGCTTGCGAGGCGAGGGCCTATTGGCACCGGCCAACACATATACACCGTCCGAGTACGCCGACGGGGCTTTCCTAGTCAAGTGATTATCTGtgaaaatagtaaaataaagAATATCAATGAACATATTGaatatttctttaaattaACGACAACATGTCGAATGATGTTTGATGATTTAATAAGAACTTTCTTgccaccgggcgcctccatgagTGCAATTACACATGCATTCGTTGTGTGaatattaacaacaaaaaatcgtttTATTAGACATGTTTTCCAATCATTCTAAAGCGTAGAACGGTACCACCGATGTCTAAAATCAccctcaaaacacaaaacaatgctGTAACATCAATTTGTAGCTCCGTTCTCGGCAACGCACAGCTTAATTGCATGTACCTTACGctaatttgcatattttaaggGATAGGTCTTGCTTAATGGATGATGATTTTCTTGTTGCTTCTTGTTGCGGTGTTGCCGCTGAAATGATGGAAGTGAGCAAGTGGCTGACATTCGCTAAGTGAGCGTGAAGCCCCAGAACGGCGAGGCAGCAAAAACTACAAAACGGAAGCAGTTCAATGTCAATGGCAAgctcataaataataattattccTAAATTGTCCATTAACGGTTCCTGCGCTGATGATGGAGACGGTACTTTGGTTCGGTTAAGCAACAGTGTGCTATTAGTGTAAAGTGCAAATGCACTCTCACTTCTGGATTTCGTAAGCTGCCTAGGTGGGTTTTACTTCACGACTGGTATGACACGCGCTTCTGTCTGTTTGGaccataattttaaaatttctacAAAATGTACCCAACGTGAGGGTGCTTCAGTAGCGCAGTAGCGGATAAAACCAAGAAGAGGAAAGGCTTAACAAGTACCGTCGTCGACGAGAACACTGTCATAAACTATACACCGATAATTGTCAGTGTAAATCTGCTGGAACATATGCAAAACTATGCTGTACGATCGTGCCATAACTTTGAACGGTATAATACGGTAGCAAAACACGTGTGGTTTAATAAAATGAGCAATATCATGTATGAAATACTATCAGCTGCCGCTGCCTTAAGATTTGTTATACAAAATTTATGACGGTACTTAATTATGATCCTCTAAAACACACTCGCACCCCGTTCATGCTACATTGAAACACGAAGTGAACTGAGTGAAGCAGAACATGTGTACTTTgtactgattttttttaaacacgaCATAAATTCTCGTATAATTTCTACACACTTGCCACTGTTGCATATTTAGCACCGCTGGCCTTATCAGGCACGCCGGTATCTAGATCAATGCCGTAGATTAGCGTCGAATGTGTCAGCAAggtgataaaaataattaaactttgTGCGAGTAAATTGGCACCCGAGGGGTCGAAATGTTAGCAAACATGCATAATGCATGTTTACCGTCCACTCAACAGGAGGAAGCTTTGAGACAACTCATTTATCGGGGAACAAAAACACGTTTTCATGCTTAAGTACGGTGTTATGCTCCTGTTTTCGATTAAGggacaaaaaagtaaaacgatttttttaacaaaaatagtttatgtttttttcaatCTACTAAAGTAGGATATAGTTAACCATAAAAGTATACCAAAGAAGTATTTTGTGTACTATTTATGTGTATTTCTTAATTATGTCACAACAGACCTTGAATTAATCCATCAGCACTATCGAATAAGGCAGGAAACACAATAGAAATAAAAGTGTCAACTATTTCATTTACACAAGGCACTGCAATTAACgcatttgttccttttttgggAACAGCGTATTCTTTATTTGGAAGCAATCCACTCAAAAGAGTCGGTGAGAAGGAATCG
Protein-coding sequences here:
- the LOC128302188 gene encoding dual oxidase, with protein sequence MRTLDRPAASLLWSTCLLALHFTIPATDAAESSLMSHVEKQRYDGWYNNLAHPDWGAVDNHLTRKAPSAYSDGVYVLAGANRPSPRKLSRLFMRGTDGLPSMENRTALLAFFGQVVTNEIVMASESGCPIEMHRIEIEKCDEMYDRECRGDRYIPFHRAAYDRNTGQSPNAPREQINQMTAWIDGSFIYSTSEAWLNAMRSFQDGALLTDKQGTMPVKNTMRVPLFNNPVPHVMRMLSPERLYLLGDPRTNQNPALLSFAILFLRWHNVVAKRVRRQHRDWSDEEIFQRARRVVIASLQNVIAYEYLPAFLDKEITPYDGYKADTHPGVSHMFQAAAFRFGHSLIPPGLFRRDGQCNFRRTNMDFPALRLCSTWWNSNDVLDNTPVEEFIMGMASQIAEKEDPLLCSDVRDKLFGPMEFTRRDLGALNIMRGRDNGLPDYNTARAAYRLPKKKNWRDINPQVFEQQPELLELLIKTYDNQLDNVDVYVGGMLESDGRPGELFSAVIIDQFTRIRDADRFWFENEDNGIFTKEEIAEIRKFTLWDIIVNSTDIEGDEIQRDVFHWKQGDPCPQPEQLNATLLEPCNYLEGYDYFSGSELAYIYSCVFLGFVPILCAGAGYCVIKLQNSRRRKLKIKQEAMKNTANSKVSVEKMVAREWLHANHKRLVTVKFGPEAAIYTVDRKGEKLRTFNLKHVDVVTVEQSQENYKAKKPYILLRVPNDHDLVLELESNSARRKFVKKLEDFLVLHKKAMNFVESNRDLMLAKAETRERRQKRLEHFFREAYALTFGLRPGERRRRSDASLDGEVMTVMRTSLSKSEFAAALGMKPDDMFVRKMFNIVDKDKDGRISFQEFLETVVLFSRGKTDDKLRIIFDMCDNDRNGVIDKGELSEMMRSLVEIARTTSVTDDQVNELIDGMFQDVGLEHKNHLTYEDFKLMMKEYKGDFVAIGLDCKGAKQNFLDTSTNVARMTSFHIEPISDSRRHWMQEKWDCYTTFLEENRQNIFYLFLFYVITIVLFVERFIHYSFMAEHTDLRHIMGVGIAITRGSAASLSFCYSLLLLTMSRNLLTKLKEFPIQQYIPLDSHIQFHKIAACTALFFSLLHTVGHIVNFYHVSTQSIENLKCLTKEVHFTSDYRPDITYWLFQTVTGVTGVMLFVTMCIIFAFAHPTIRKKAYKFFWNAHSLYVVLYALCLVHGLARLTGAPRFWLFFIGPGIVYTLDKIVSLRTKYMALDVIETDLLPSDVIKIRFYRPPNLKYLSGQWVRLSCTEIKPEEMHSFTLTSAPHENFLSCHIKAQGPWTWKLRNYFDPCNYNPDDQPKIRIEGPFGGGNQDWYKFEVAVMVGGGIGVTPYASILNDLVFGTSTNRYSGVACKKVYFLWICPSHKHFEWFIDVLRDVEKKDVTNVLEIHIFITQFFHKFDLRTTMLYICENHFQRLSKTSMFTGLKAVNHFGRPDMSSFLKFVQKKHSYVSKIGVFSCGPRPLTKSVMSACDEVNKSRKWPYFIHHFENFG